The following proteins are encoded in a genomic region of Halococcus salifodinae DSM 8989:
- a CDS encoding alkaline phosphatase D family protein, whose amino-acid sequence MANDAGIGGRDEPSRGADDHSALLSTLDSHDLATAVAPSETSDASVFDFDPQADPAETFPQSIASGGPTPTGVILWTRIAPDAFDAAASLAVQVATDAAFEDIVYSGVTDDDRRIRAHDHTVNVDLDGHLAPNQAYHYRFVYDGVASKTGQCQTLPRPDDSPDSLRLGVLACQNYQNGYYPALHHVAEEDVDFLVHVGDSIYESDDGHFSGPDTDEYDRETSFPSGHDRVQDLDDYRYLYRKYRSDEFYQEALESHTLIASWDDHEFVNDLYWDDRRDAPAGDHPRADDPAFMTDLVADAMHAWWEYMPARVEYDPNGDSLQERFRLWRSFAFGDLVTLVMTDERLFRDPPREAIPTVDNVGPQYEPPGRTMLGEQQREWLIDTITESTSTWTVWADEVLTVPLRLGSGPLSIYPVQGGWDGYTRERQRITESIGAADVDNYVTLTGDMHCYVAAYQQTSYPGRVSGGEGVARGDRIGVEFMTPAVTSLNIAEALRLTRGWRGRLTEPLLTWLVTAMNPHIDFFDSHNWGYSVVEFTRDDCTYVGYAVDKTVNSPDADRSVVTAYRVPEGAVELEDVTDEYRE is encoded by the coding sequence ATGGCGAACGACGCGGGTATCGGCGGGCGAGACGAACCCTCGCGCGGAGCGGACGACCACTCGGCGTTGCTGTCGACGCTCGACTCGCACGACCTCGCGACCGCGGTGGCACCCTCCGAGACGAGCGATGCGTCGGTCTTCGATTTCGATCCACAGGCCGATCCGGCCGAGACGTTCCCCCAGTCGATCGCGAGCGGCGGACCGACGCCGACGGGCGTCATCCTCTGGACGCGCATCGCACCCGACGCCTTCGACGCTGCTGCATCCCTGGCGGTGCAGGTCGCCACCGACGCGGCGTTCGAGGACATCGTGTACAGCGGTGTCACCGACGACGACCGCCGAATCCGCGCGCACGACCACACGGTGAACGTCGATCTCGATGGCCATCTCGCCCCGAACCAGGCGTACCACTACCGGTTCGTCTACGACGGGGTGGCGTCGAAGACCGGTCAGTGTCAAACGCTTCCCCGGCCTGACGACTCGCCCGACTCGCTCCGGCTCGGCGTGCTCGCGTGTCAGAACTACCAGAACGGCTACTATCCCGCCCTCCACCACGTTGCCGAGGAGGACGTCGACTTCCTCGTCCACGTCGGCGACTCCATCTACGAATCCGACGACGGCCACTTCAGCGGCCCTGACACCGACGAGTACGACCGCGAGACGTCGTTCCCGAGCGGCCACGACCGGGTACAGGACTTGGATGATTACCGCTATCTCTATCGCAAGTATCGCTCGGACGAGTTCTATCAGGAAGCACTCGAATCCCATACCCTGATCGCCAGCTGGGACGATCACGAGTTCGTCAACGACCTCTATTGGGACGACCGGCGGGACGCGCCGGCGGGCGATCACCCACGGGCCGACGATCCCGCGTTCATGACCGACCTCGTCGCCGACGCAATGCACGCGTGGTGGGAGTACATGCCCGCTCGCGTGGAGTACGATCCGAACGGGGACTCGCTCCAGGAGCGTTTTCGATTGTGGCGCTCGTTCGCGTTCGGCGACCTCGTGACGCTCGTGATGACCGACGAACGCCTGTTTCGCGACCCCCCACGGGAAGCGATTCCAACGGTGGACAACGTCGGTCCGCAGTACGAACCGCCCGGACGGACGATGCTTGGCGAGCAACAGCGCGAGTGGCTCATCGACACGATCACCGAATCGACGTCGACGTGGACGGTCTGGGCAGACGAGGTGCTGACGGTCCCCCTCAGACTGGGCTCCGGGCCGCTGTCGATCTATCCGGTCCAGGGCGGGTGGGACGGCTACACGCGCGAACGCCAGCGGATCACGGAGTCGATCGGGGCTGCCGACGTCGACAACTACGTGACGCTCACCGGCGACATGCACTGCTACGTGGCGGCGTACCAACAGACCTCCTATCCGGGGCGAGTCTCGGGCGGTGAGGGTGTCGCACGGGGCGATCGGATCGGCGTCGAGTTCATGACGCCCGCCGTCACATCGTTGAACATCGCCGAGGCGCTCCGCCTCACGCGGGGCTGGCGCGGCAGGCTCACCGAGCCGTTGCTGACGTGGCTGGTCACGGCGATGAACCCTCATATCGACTTTTTCGACAGCCACAACTGGGGCTACTCGGTGGTCGAGTTCACACGCGATGACTGTACGTACGTGGGGTATGCGGTCGACAAGACGGTGAACTCGCCGGACGCCGACCGCTCCGTCGTCACCGCCTATCGAGTGCCCGAAGGGGCCGTGGAGCTCGAGGACGTGACCGACGAGTACCGCGAATAG